Below is a genomic region from Flavobacterium ginsengisoli.
AGACGAAAAAGTTCGTGAAAACTTCAAATTACAAATCTCATCGAATAAAGTCAAAATCGATTTAAACAATAAAGAAATTGAAAGACTTGAGAATAGGTTGAGGAGAGCAAGAGATCTTTATATTGATTTGGAATTAACCAAAGAGGAATACAATGAAACTAAATCCGAAACAAGCGTAAAAATTGAACAATATAATCACATCAATAAAAAATTGAAAGAATCTATACTAAGTTCTGAAAATGCGCTAAAGACAGACATTAAACATTTTAACGAAGACCTAGAACTATTTAAAAATGAGATTAAAGATGTTATAAATTCTGTCATAGTTGATAAAGAAGATGTTGCAATAGATATTTACGGATGGTCGGTATACTACCTTGATAAACCTAATCCAATTAAACTTGGCTGGGAAGCTAGAAAACCATTAAATGAGAGATATATTAATGAAAAACTCCCCTTAAGACATCCTATTAGTAATGATGATTTAGAAATGATGATTAATGACTATATATCAAATAATTTCACAGCTTAAATACTATAATCCAAACTCATAGAGTATTTTTAAATCTATGCCAAGTGCCAAAGAAAGTTTAATGGAAGTAGTTAGAGTTATATTAGTCCGTCCATTTTCAATTCTCGAAATGGTCGTTTTATCAATAAATGGCTTAGAACTCAACTCATTCATTGCAGTTGCTAAATCTAACTGAGTCATGTTTTTCGATTCTCTAATTCTCTTTAAGTTGACTCCGAATTGTTTAACGTAAAAATCGATATTTATTGACTCTTTTGACATAATTGTCAATAATAGTTTATATATTTATCCCTCAGGTAAACATATATGTCAACAATCTTATTGCATAGAATATAAAACCTGCAAATAATTCAATTTAAATAATTTAAAAACAAGGAAATGAAAAAATCATTACTACTATTAATTACATTATTATCCTCTACATTAATTAATGCTCAAATCATTGATAATAAAACATTCCAACCAAAAATGATTACAAAAGTCTCAATTATGGGAGCTACTCTGATTGAAGCCAATTGGTATGACAGTTTCACTTCTTTTACATTTCAAGATGCTAAATATCGAATTTTAGATGTTCAAGCTCAATTTATATTGACTCCTGAAGAAATTGATTCTTTCTATGGCGAGGTTAAAAACCGTTTTAGCAAAGATGAATACGAAGAGAATGAAGGGTTTATCTTTCAAACTAAAGAAGGAACAGCTGTACATGCAAGTTTTAAAAAATCGATGGGGACAAAATCATTGTATATAGCAGTGTCAAAAAATAATGTAATTTCATTAGGAATGTATTTAACCCAAAAACAAACTAAGAAACTATTTAATGACCAATCAAAGTAACAAGTCAAAACCTCTTTAGTCTTCACACAAAAAACCACTTCTAATCGAAGTGTTTTTTTTTTATATTTACTTACTGTTGAAAGTAATACATAAACATATAAATAGATCTCTATAGATTCCTTTCATAATGAAAGATCAAAACTTTACCCTATCTATTTTAAATGGTTCATAAAAGTTATATGACAGATTGTTTATGTAATTTATTACCCAAATGGTCTTAAGTTAACTTAGCAATTAGAATTCTAAACATTGGAACTTAGCTTTTATTTAATTTAAAAATGTTATCTCATTCATATTTAATGTAAAAACTAAGAAGTTTCCTTACATTTGGGATAATATATAATTTGATAAAGAAATTTCTATAATTCTAAATAATGATAAACTATGCAATACCTTTACGATGATACAGACTCCAGTATTAACTTTGCAAATTATATTCAAACTATTAACGCAATTAATTTTGAAAATCACATTGAAGTTAT
It encodes:
- a CDS encoding helix-turn-helix domain-containing protein, coding for MSKESINIDFYVKQFGVNLKRIRESKNMTQLDLATAMNELSSKPFIDKTTISRIENGRTNITLTTSIKLSLALGIDLKILYEFGL